The genomic DNA GGAGGCCCCTGCAGCGGTGTCGAAATCAGCAGTCGTCCGCCGGGCCGGAGCACGCGGCGCAAGTTGAACAGCGTGTCGAACAGCCGCTCCGCCGGCATGTGCATCAGCACAGCCCAGCACAGGATGCCGTCAAAACTGGCGTTGGGGACCGTGCCCAGATCCGGCAGCGAATCCCGTCGAAGCCGGCCCGCCAGGGCCGGGTACCGGCGCTTCGCCTGGGTCAACAGGTCCTCGCAGGCATCGATTCCCTCGGCCTCGAACCCGGCGTCAACGAGCGCATGAAGATCGCGCCCGGACCCACAACCGACATCGAGAATCCGACCGGCCGTCCCGAAGATCTCATGAAAATGCCGAGCCGCTGCGCTTTCAGCCGCGGCATATCGCGCCGCCACCGTGGGAGCGTGTTCCGAGTAGAACTGGAGCGTTTTCCCGTCCATTCCTCGCAGAGGTAGGCTAGGCGGCGACCCTCGCGGAAACCAGCGGCGTGTGAGCAGGGTCAACGTCTGCAATCCTCAGGGAGGCTTGTCATCGGAGATCTCCTTGGCTTGCATGTCCCGCACCCCCCATGCGCGTAGGCGAACGGCACATTCGAACCTTCCATGGCTGAAGACTGGTCACGCGAGGAGGTCGAAGCCGTGTTCGCCGACTATCTGGCGATGCTCGCCAGCGAACTCGGAGGCGAACCCTACAACAAGGCAGCCCACAACCGAGCCCTGCAGCGGGTGCTCGGTCGCCGGACGCACGGGTCCATCGAGCGAAAGCACCAGAACATCAGCGCCGTTTTGATCGACCTCGGTTTCCCGTACATCGAGGGGTACAAGCCGCTCGGGAACTACCAGGACCTGCTGCGATCCGTCATTGAGGATCGATTGGATGGCGAACGCCGCCTTCAGGAAATCGTCGCAACCGCCGTTGTTGCGACCCCAACCGCCCCTCGGCTCCCCTCTGACCTCCTGACCATCGAGGTGCCCGCCCCGGCTGGTGTCGAGGACAGCTACGCCTTCCGCGATCGTGCCCCTCGACGCCAACCCTCAGCAAAGAGGGACTATCTGGCGATCGAGGCCCGGAACGCCTCCCTCGGCTTGGAAGGGGAGCGCCTGGTGCTCCGCTTCGAGCACGAACGCCTCTGGCGGGCCGGCCAAAGGACCCTCGCTGAACGAATCGAGCACGTGTCCCAGACCCGGGGGGACGGGGTTGGCTACGACATTCTCTCTTACGAAACCGACGGCCGGGAGCGGTTTGTCGAGGTCAAGACCACGCGGTTCGGCGAGATGACACCATTCTTCGTCTCACGAAACGAAGTCCGCGCTTCGGGGGAGATCGGCGATCAGTACCGGCTCTGCCGGGTCTTCGCCTTCGCGCGCGAACCGCGGCTGTTTACCCTGGCTGGTCCTCTCTCCTATACTTGCAAGCTCGATCCGATCGCGTTCGTCGGAATGCCCAAATCGCGCCGCTCGTAGCCGCGATCTCTCCCCACTAAACCCGCACAACCTCTGCTCCTCAGCAATGGCAGCATCCCATGTCCGCCTTTGATGTCTGTAGCGCGATACACAGAAGCCGGTCAGTCGAGTGCGGGGTGAGGATGACGCTGGCAGCTGATGCGGCGACTCCGGTTGATCGAGGCGCGATTGACAAAGTAACGGATGTGATCCCGACTCCCCCCGGTTCATACGTGCAAGTCGCCCCTGGAAAACGTCTTCAGTAATCATGGATCACACCGTCTCCATCATGTGTCCAGGGCGGCTGATGACAATTGCGTCCACAACGCGGTCGAATTTCCGCATGCCCTCGATAATCAGAGCATGATCTTCTGAGTGGGCGGCGTTGTCCCATAGAAGGACGAGTAGGTGATCATAGCCGGTGGCCGTCGTGAAATAATTGGAGGCGTCCTGCGCGATCTCATTAACCGCATCCTTCAGTGCGCTCCTGGTACGAGCGAATTTGACCTCGATGAGCAGCCGTAGGGATGGTATCCCGAAATCTACCCGTGGCTGAATGGGTCCCACTTGGGGAGCATATTCCTCACGTCGCAGGTCAGGAAACACTGGGGCGAGCATCACCCAAAGAAGGGCCTGAACGTGGTATTCGTTGTCGATCTGCCACTTGGCCAGTTGGCTCTTCGATGTCTTCGCTTTCGCCTCCCACGGCCATTGCTGAAGGGCCCGGGGCATAGCGCGCAGCAGTTCCGTAACGATTCCCACGGTCGCCTGGCCCGGCAGCACGACCGGCGACGAACGGCGGATCCAGCCGAGGGCTACAAGAAGCAATTGCGCGTGGAACGTATCGTTGGGAAGGTCGCCTCGCAGGAGGCACTGGAGTAGCGCGTTTCCCTCATCGTCGGTGCTGGTCACGATTCCGCGCGATGCCAAAGCAATCCGAAGCTCGGGCGCGCAAGGAGATGCTCCCCCACGCACGATGCGACCTCCTTCGGCAAGCCACGCAGGAGTCACGGCTTCGGCGCAACGCGCGAGGACTTGGTCGTGCCACGGCGCAAACCACCGACGCTCCCGTGCTGCGAGGCCAAGAACTATGTGCGCCAGTCCATCGGAGACAACGGGTGCTGGAACGCCGGCTCGATCGAGTGCTACTGCCGCGAGCCACTGAAGGCCGTCATCGAGACTCGACTTGTCCATCGCCCACCCAGCCACCTCCGCGAGAGAGGCTAGGGCCACGTGCTCGTATTGGCGCAGAGGGGGCTTGAGCGCATCCGCGAGACCTGCTGGCGCTGACCCGGCCCGCAGCCACGAAATGAACGCGGTCTCAAGTAGCGAGAGATCCCCAGCCTGAGCAGTGGCCACTAGTGTCGCCTCGGCTTCGCGAAGGAGAATCTTTGCCGCCGTCACAGGAACCACCTCGACGTGCCCGCGTCTCCCCGGAGGATGTCGGGATCCCAGCGCGACAGGCTTCCAAGCCGGCCGAGAAGATCCGCGATCAACTCGGCGTACAGGACTGTGATGGGTACAGAGGTCGGCGTGAAATTGCGCCACGACAGAGCCGCAAAGGCAAGGACCTGATCGCTCAGGTAACCGAGATCCGTGAACGTCGACCCCTCTTGGAGCTTAATGCAGATCGGGCGCGGGAAGCCGGCCCGATCGTTGCGGATCTCGTTGGGTCCGAGGACAGCGACAAGCGCCTCGTAGCGTCCGATATGGACCACAGCTCCTCGTGGCGGGATCTGTTGTTGCTCGCTCGGATCGAAGAGGAGGATGGGATGCTGCTCGGCAAGATGAAGGAACGAGAAATCGACCTTCAGGTCGGGCTCGGCGACACCCACCACCGCGCCTTTAAGCGCTTCGAGATGGTGCTTCCTGAGGTCCTTGAAACTGTGGAGCACGACGCGCACCGAATCGCCCGGCCGCCAGGCCATCTCAGCGCGTACTCGCTTGAACGCCGCGACAGCACTCTCAACGACTGCGCCCTCGTGCTCTTCGTACTTCACGATGCGCGACGTTTCGGTCAGGTAGTACCTGCCATCACCACTAAATGCAGTCGTAAGCCCAACAACGCGATCGCGATTTCCACAACGCGTGGTTCCAAGGCTGGCGCTGCCCAAGCCGAGGATCAGTTCGTGCACTCTGGTTTTAGTCTGCAGCAGCCAGGGCACACCGCCAAGCTTCGAGAAGATTTGAAGGCCGATGCCTCCGAGCGCCCATTGGCGCTGGCTCGTCGGCTTCTCCATCGTCTCCACGCGGAACTCCTGCACCGGAACGTTCCGCGCAAGGAACTTGGCCTTCGTGACAAGATACGGATTCTGGTCGCCGGGAGCGTCCTGGGTGTCGCTCGGGACCTGCACCAGCGCGAGTTGCCATTTTGTTCCTGCGTCAATCGCGGTCTGAAACGCCTTCTGGTAGTCGGAGGCCGAGCTGCTAGCGGCATCGAAAATCGTGAACGAGATCGCGCCGATCTTCCACGTCTGGACGAGTGGACGGTGAGAGCCCTCGCCGTCGCTGAGCGCCTTGAGGAACAACTCGACCTCGCGACGCCGCGAATTCTCGCAAAGTACACACGCGCGCACGCTGTGTTGTGCGCTCGAAGGCACGTAAACTGGACCCGACTTGAAGAGCCCGCGCGTGGAGTCGGCGACCTTGTTTCCGCCGACGATGTACTTCGGCAGTGAAGCTGTCGTCTGCCCCAGCTCGTGCGCTGTCACCCAGCCGGAAAGACGGGCCTTCACACCAGGCGCGATCTCGAAGCTGTCCTGGGAAAGGCGCTCCACGAACCGTGAGATGCGCTCCCACCGCTGGCTCCCCGTCGCGAGCAGGTTTCGCTCGTCCCACAGCTCCTGGTTAGCTTCGGCCCCGACATAGTGCGCAGCAAGGCGCTGAAGTGCAGCCGGCCCGAGGTCCAGCGTGATGGTCGACGCCTCGTACTGCGCGCGGTCGCCGCGCCGGTCAGAGCCGAGATGCACTGTTGTCCCTTCGACCTGGATCACCTGGCCGACCATCGTGGGCCGTCCGTGTTTGGTGTCTGCAGGGTCGAGACTGAGCACGTAGAGGCCGCGCAGGTCGAAGTCGTCGGCGATAAGATCCGCGCAGGTCGCATCGCCGAGATCCGAGTGCGTGATCGCGTCGATCACGAGCGCTGGAGCCGGACCGGCTTTGCGATATACGGTTCGCGCTTCCATGCGGAAGCCACGTCGCACGTGAAGAGGGAACCGGCCCTGAGTCCGTCTTCCGAAAAGCGTGTTGGCAATGTCGTTCTTGGGCTCGAGCGAGACAACCGTCAGCGGCTTGCGACGGATCAGAGCGATCTTTGGCTTGGCGACGGACCGTTCGAAGCCGCGCTCGATGAGCAGATTGAGCAGCTTGCCGATCTTGTTGGCCGGCCGCGGTTCGAACTTCATGTCGAGCAGTGCGGCGCTGAGGTTGGTCCGCACCGCCTGGAGAGAATCGCCGCGACGCCGGAAGACGTAGTCCATCCCGTGCGCGTCCTCGAACGCCCGGTGGCGCTCCTTGTCGTAGGAGGCTAGCGTCCCGACGTCGATCATCGCGTCGTCGACATCGATGAGAATGAAGTTGGTCCTCAACGCCGACAAGTCGCCTCCTTCGAGAAGCGCTTCTCGATTACCTCGACGATGTTTCCGTCGGGATCGACGCAGTGAAACGAGTGCTCACCCCAGGGGAGTTCCGCGATCGGCTGAACAGGCCCAGCTCCGAGCTCGGTCACACGCGTATGTGCGGCGCGGATATCGCTGACGTGAATTTCAATGCGATTCCTTCGATTCGAAGGCTCCAGGGTTACCAACCCGCCCGAGAGATCGAGAGCCGTCTGTGCGTCGACGAGTGAGAGGGCGCCAAACTGCACGAAGCGATTGCTCTTCCGCGTGTGCGCGAGCCCTAGCCGCTCGTAGAAGGCAGCCGACGCAGCGAAGTTTGACACCGTGAGCTTCACGCCTCCCGCACGAACCTCGAGCTTCTCCTCGGTGCAGGGCGGCGGCTCCTGCGCGGGCGGTTCCGAAGGTCGCCGCGACGCTGCAACTCGCGTCATCTGCTCTTTCGACTTCCTGCCGATCTTCGTGACGTAGAGCGTCTGCCCGTCCGAAGTCGCAAGCTGCCACCCGGCGGCGGTGACCGTCGGCGCGGATGGCGTGAGCCTGTATAGATCCACGACACGCGCTTGGCGCGTGCCACCGAAGTCGAAGTCGTCTCGATGCCCCTCCAAGACGTTTTCCATGATGGTCTCAAGCACCTTCGACGTCACGACTGGGTGGTCGACAATCGCCCCCTCCGGCTTTAATCGCGCGGCGACCTTGTTCGCGATATGTCGGAGATAATGGCTATCCTGCACCGCTCCCCATTCAGGCGGCAGCCAGTCCGATCCCACGAGAGCCCCTACGAGCCCACCGGTCATCGCAGCCACGGTGTCGGTGTCCGAGCCGAGAGCGAACGCTGCTCTCAGCACTCCTTGCACCGGCAGCGCGGCATGGCGGGCGGCAAGGTAGATCGCCGCTGCAGCACTGACCGTGCCTGAGCCCTTCTCTCGACTGAACGCTCCCATTCGATCAAGGACGGCATCGTCGTCCGAGAGCACGCCTTCCTCCAATCCCTTGATTCCGAGATGGAGCAGTTGGCGCATTTCCTCGACGACGTCGTTCCATAGTTTCTCGTAGTCGCGAAGGGAGCTAGTCGCCGCCTCAAGCCAACCGCTTTTTGTGGCCGATGCCATGGGTGGCGACCCCCAGGCTGACGAAGTGTCGAGCAGCACCGTGAGGAGCTCGCCGAACCCGACGGTGTGCTGTGCGCGGAGGAGCCACCAAGCTGCGTACGCGTACGCAGCAGCGCCAACAAGCGCGCGAGGATGACCGTGCGTCGCCGCTCCGTCGACCACGACATCCTTGAGCAACGGGGTCGGATCATCAGCGTCGGCGTGAAAGACAGCATGGGGGACAATGCGCATGGCCACGCCGTTGCCGCCTGCCTCGAAGTACCGGGCTACGGCTTCAGAGTCTGGTTGCTTCCACGGGGCGACACCCCGGAGCCAGCAATTTGCAGCGCG from Verrucomicrobiia bacterium includes the following:
- a CDS encoding ADP-ribosylglycohydrolase family protein, producing the protein MSSHNTQRPAVARTRVEAAFTALAVGDALGWPQEFISRKHHIQPTASFRDWERRGGGRFYPHTEVIRAGEYSDDTQLTLAIARSRLTAGSSWWLFFTRNELPLWTLYERGGGGATKRAANCWLRGVAPWKQPDSEAVARYFEAGGNGVAMRIVPHAVFHADADDPTPLLKDVVVDGAATHGHPRALVGAAAYAYAAWWLLRAQHTVGFGELLTVLLDTSSAWGSPPMASATKSGWLEAATSSLRDYEKLWNDVVEEMRQLLHLGIKGLEEGVLSDDDAVLDRMGAFSREKGSGTVSAAAAIYLAARHAALPVQGVLRAAFALGSDTDTVAAMTGGLVGALVGSDWLPPEWGAVQDSHYLRHIANKVAARLKPEGAIVDHPVVTSKVLETIMENVLEGHRDDFDFGGTRQARVVDLYRLTPSAPTVTAAGWQLATSDGQTLYVTKIGRKSKEQMTRVAASRRPSEPPAQEPPPCTEEKLEVRAGGVKLTVSNFAASAAFYERLGLAHTRKSNRFVQFGALSLVDAQTALDLSGGLVTLEPSNRRNRIEIHVSDIRAAHTRVTELGAGPVQPIAELPWGEHSFHCVDPDGNIVEVIEKRFSKEATCRR
- a CDS encoding DUF3883 domain-containing protein; this translates as MAEDWSREEVEAVFADYLAMLASELGGEPYNKAAHNRALQRVLGRRTHGSIERKHQNISAVLIDLGFPYIEGYKPLGNYQDLLRSVIEDRLDGERRLQEIVATAVVATPTAPRLPSDLLTIEVPAPAGVEDSYAFRDRAPRRQPSAKRDYLAIEARNASLGLEGERLVLRFEHERLWRAGQRTLAERIEHVSQTRGDGVGYDILSYETDGRERFVEVKTTRFGEMTPFFVSRNEVRASGEIGDQYRLCRVFAFAREPRLFTLAGPLSYTCKLDPIAFVGMPKSRRS